Proteins encoded together in one Psilocybe cubensis strain MGC-MH-2018 chromosome 8, whole genome shotgun sequence window:
- a CDS encoding putative oxidoreductase C24B10.20 yields the protein MVAPNSPSVIYLITGANRSRGIGLALVQHALEKHENAFVYAGARDPDKANALHELKEKFVGRLEIVKCVSGDSEGNAVVAKQIEERHGRVDTVIANAAIWNSFTPVSEVSVKDFEEHFHVNTTGPIVLFQSMLSLLKKSISPRFISVSSIGGCIGMGLVPTQAGAICYGASKAALNWATRKIHFENDWLVAFPLSPGGISTDMVTNACNDDPVFNSLVSGVEPTAAEAAVSILKVIDEATREEHGGEFIHLDGTKISSWKRNKEDI from the exons ATGGTAGCACCAAACTCACCATCTGTCATTTATTTAATAACCGGAGCAAACCGTTCTCGAGGCATAG GATTGGCTTTAGTTCAACACGCTTTGGAGAAGCACGAGAACGCCTTTGTGTATGCGGGAGCGCGTGATCCAGACAAAGCCAATGCCCTCCATGAGCTGAAAGAGAAATTTGTCGGCCGTCTTGAGATTGTTAAATGTGTCTCGGGAGACAGTGAGGGAAATGCTGTTGTGGCAAAACAAATTGAAGAACGTCATGGCCGAGTCGATACTGTTATTGCAAATGCAG CCATATGGAACTCATTTACACCCGTTTCTGAAGTGTCGGTAAAGGATTTTGAAGAGCACTTTCAT GTTAACACGACAGGGCCTATTGTCCTATTTCAATCAATGTTATCTCTTCTCAAGAAAAGCATTAGTCCGCGTTTTATATCCGTTAGTAGCATTGGGGGATGCATCGGAATGGGGCTGGTCCCCACTCAAGCAGGTGCTATATGCTACGGTGCTAGCAAGGCTGCATTGAACTGGGCCACAAGAAAGATACACTTCGAAAATGACTGGTTAG TGGCATTTCCTCTGTCTCCGGGAGGAATTTCAACAGATATGG TCACCAATGCCTGCAATGATGATCCAGTATTTAATTCACTGGTCTCAGGTGTAGAGCCTACTGCAGCTGAGGCAGCTGTTTCTATCCTTAAAGTTATCGATGAAGCAACGCGTGAGGAACATGGGGGAGAGTTTATTCATTTGGATGGGACAAAGATATCTTCCTG GAAGAGAAATAAAGAAGATATTTAA
- a CDS encoding Aspyridones efflux protein apdF, with product MISSSHPKNSRIIDTFTVESNDVEKKGEVVVSVQTAPTSALVFPEGGRQAWLSLIGAYIGAFGVYQDFYVREYLTEHTPSEIGWIGGIQIMLTFSAGIFVGRAFDRGYFYHLMICGAIIHGLAIFMLSLSHKDSYYQVFLTNGVMMGLSAGICYIPSLGIGTHYFMKKRSMAMGIATSGSALGSVLHPIMLNQFFGGSIGFHKGVRISGGINLALFVIAIIIMRTRLPPKSAQKFPILSWMKEPAYLALFIGSWFVFLGLFYPIFYIQLSAIKHGIDHTFAFYSLSILNGASVLGRILPGVLAPRLGAYNLLSFCGIVAGVVVIFMVFANDVTSVTLVAIFYGLFSGSSIALVPSVVGSLCANMNEFGTRMGIMFFWIKGILGLFATPISGALLTSDYHWIRADLFSGISLIVAGIFFLISRYFVSKQRNTQIL from the exons atgatttcttcttcacatCCAAAGAACTCACGTATCATAGATACTTTCACGGTGGAGTCTAACGACGTTGAGAAGAAAGGGGAGGTCGTAGTATCAGTTCAGACAGCACCTACTAGCGCTTTGGTATTTCCGGAAGGCGGGAGACAGGCATGGTTATCACTCATAGGAGC CTACATTGGTGCCTTTGGTGTATATCAGGATTTCTACGTCCGTGAATATCTCACGGAGCATACACCAAGCGAAATCGG CTGGATTGGAGGGATACAAATCATGCTCACATTTTCTGCGGGTATTTTTGTTGGAAGGGCATTTGATCGCGGATACTT TTATCACCTTATGATATGTGGGGCTATCATCCACGGATTAGCGA TTTTCATGCTATCACTTTCTCATAAAGATTCATATTATCAAGTGTTTCTCACGAACGGTGTAATGATGGGGTTATCAGCTGGGATTTGTTATATTCCCA GCCTTGGAATTGGTACGCATTATTTCATGAAGAAAAGGTCCATGGCAATGGGCATAGCAACATCTGGAAGTGCTCTCG GCTCTGTCTTGCATCCTATCATGCTGAACCAGTTTTTTGGTGGATCCATTGGCTTCCACAAAGGGGTCAGAATAAGCGGCGGCATCAACCTTGCATTGTTTGTCATCGCCATAATCATAATGCGTACCAGACTCCCCCCAAAGAGCGCCCAAAAGTTCCCAATTTTATCTTGGATGAAAGAGCCCGCCTACCTAGCGCTGTTTATCGG ATCATGGTTCGTCTTCTTGGGGCTTTTCTATCCCATATTTTATATACAGCTCTCAGCTATCAAACATGGGATTGATCACACGTTTGCGTTTTACTCA CTCTCTATTCTCAATGGAGCAAGCGTTCTTGGACGAATACTTCCAGGCGTCCTTGCCCCTCGGCTAGGAGCGTACAATCTTCTTTCGTTCTGCGGGATTGTGGCGGGAGTTGTTGTTATATTTATGGTCTTTGCTAACGACGTTACCTCTGTAACACTGGTTGCAATATTCTATGGCCTGTTTTCAGGATCCTCTATTGCGTTGGTTCCATCTGTTGTCG GAAGTCTATGTGCAAACATGAATGAGTTTGGAACAAGGATGGGGATTATGTTCTTTT GGATTAAAGGTATATTGGGTCTTTTCG cgaCTCCGATATCTGGTGCCTTGCTCACGAGCGATTACCATTGGATTAGAGCGGATCTCTTTTCGGGG ATCTCGCTTATTGTTGCGGGGATattctttttgatttctaGATATTTTGTATCCAAGCAGCGTAACACTCAAATTCTGTAG